The following proteins come from a genomic window of Paenibacillus swuensis:
- a CDS encoding 2,3-diaminopropionate biosynthesis protein SbnB produces MIYLHDGHIREIGIDWARLVGIIQEVVRISAEGDCAHPLKPYLRFRDPANRIIAMPAYIGGGINLSGIKWIASFPNNGRLGLPRAHNSIILNDPATGVPVAFIQSNMLNGLRTAAVSGAMTQAYMASRPISKVRAGIIGWGPIGRMHLDMLISLLGDRLERVALYDMNPIDPGTVPASVREITELADDWQSVYAASDIFATCTVSAERYIDAPPPEGALLLNVSLRDYLPESVAHVRAVVVDDWREICRENTDIEQLHIQHGLLESDVLTLEDVLCRGGLSSVAANEPVFFNPMGLGVFDIGVAGHFVQEAVRLGKGVVLENGNGDG; encoded by the coding sequence ATGATTTACTTACATGACGGCCATATTCGCGAGATTGGAATCGATTGGGCTCGGTTAGTTGGAATCATTCAGGAGGTCGTACGAATCAGCGCTGAAGGCGACTGCGCTCATCCGCTCAAGCCTTATCTGCGTTTCAGGGACCCGGCGAATCGCATCATTGCCATGCCGGCCTATATCGGCGGCGGGATCAACCTGTCCGGCATCAAGTGGATCGCCAGTTTCCCGAATAATGGCCGCCTCGGCTTGCCTCGCGCTCATAATTCCATTATTCTCAATGATCCCGCCACGGGCGTACCCGTTGCTTTTATCCAAAGCAATATGCTGAACGGCTTGCGCACAGCCGCTGTGAGCGGAGCGATGACGCAAGCTTATATGGCCTCCAGACCGATATCGAAAGTACGCGCAGGCATTATCGGTTGGGGACCGATCGGGCGCATGCACCTGGATATGCTCATAAGCCTGTTGGGCGACAGGTTGGAGCGTGTGGCCTTGTACGATATGAACCCGATTGATCCGGGTACCGTTCCCGCTTCGGTACGCGAAATAACGGAGCTTGCCGATGATTGGCAATCGGTGTATGCGGCATCGGATATTTTCGCCACATGTACGGTTTCCGCCGAGAGGTATATTGATGCTCCGCCGCCCGAGGGCGCTTTGTTGCTCAACGTATCTTTGAGGGACTATCTACCGGAGAGCGTAGCGCATGTGCGGGCTGTCGTGGTCGATGACTGGCGGGAGATTTGCCGAGAGAACACGGATATTGAGCAGCTGCATATCCAGCACGGGTTGCTCGAATCCGATGTGCTGACCCTTGAGGATGTGCTGTGTCGGGGCGGATTAAGTTCTGTTGCCGCTAATGAGCCTGTTTTTTTCAATCCGATGGGACTCGGTGTGTTTGATATCGGTGTGGCTGGGCATTTTGTGCAGGAAGCGGTGCGATTGGGTAAGGGTGTTGTGTTGGAGAACGGGAATGGTGACGGATAA
- the sbnA gene encoding 2,3-diaminopropionate biosynthesis protein SbnA translates to MKLEGGISEAIGGTPLIPLRRLFEGMPFKVYGKLEWMNPGGSAKDRPALFMLREALRRGDIDSDTVVIESSSGNLAISLAQLCCYLRMRFICVVDPRTTEQHKQIIRGFHGEIDLVTEPDPSTGEFLPARIQRVQDLLREFPKAYWTNQYGNPDNALAHTETTMREIGDRLGAVDYLFCGVSSCGTLRGCADYIRGRGWSTRIVAVDAAGSVIFGGDKGPRQFPGLGSGITPGLYRQDLADQVVYVSDMDCVRGCRDLVRYEAVLAGASSGGVVSAVRGLAESIPADAVCAVILPDRGERYLDTVYNDAWVRQVLDGGWA, encoded by the coding sequence ATGAAACTCGAAGGTGGAATTTCTGAGGCGATCGGCGGGACCCCGTTGATTCCGCTTCGTCGGCTGTTTGAAGGGATGCCGTTTAAGGTGTACGGTAAACTCGAATGGATGAATCCCGGCGGAAGCGCGAAGGATCGGCCCGCCTTGTTCATGCTGCGAGAGGCTTTGCGGCGCGGGGATATCGACTCGGACACCGTCGTGATCGAGTCCAGTTCCGGCAACCTGGCCATCAGTTTGGCGCAATTATGCTGCTACTTGAGGATGCGGTTCATCTGTGTCGTGGATCCCCGCACAACGGAACAGCATAAGCAGATTATTCGCGGCTTTCACGGCGAAATTGATTTGGTGACGGAACCCGATCCGTCGACGGGCGAGTTTCTGCCGGCGCGGATTCAGCGGGTGCAGGATCTGCTGCGCGAGTTTCCTAAAGCATATTGGACCAACCAGTATGGAAACCCCGACAATGCGCTTGCCCATACGGAGACTACGATGCGTGAAATTGGGGACCGGTTGGGCGCGGTGGATTATTTGTTCTGCGGGGTGAGCTCCTGCGGAACGCTTCGGGGCTGCGCGGACTATATCCGCGGCCGCGGGTGGTCCACGCGGATCGTGGCGGTGGATGCGGCGGGAAGCGTTATATTCGGCGGGGATAAAGGGCCGCGGCAATTCCCGGGTCTTGGCTCTGGCATCACTCCGGGACTGTATAGGCAAGACTTGGCGGATCAGGTGGTGTATGTGTCGGACATGGACTGTGTCCGGGGCTGCCGGGATCTGGTCCGCTATGAGGCGGTGCTCGCGGGCGCTTCTTCCGGCGGGGTGGTTTCCGCCGTACGGGGGCTTGCGGAAAGCATCCCGGCGGATGCGGTCTGTGCCGTGATCCTTCCGGATCGCGGGGAGCGGTACCTGGATACGGTATATAACGACGCCTGGGTGAGGCAGGTACTGGACGGAGGTTGGGCATGA
- a CDS encoding phenylacetate--CoA ligase family protein, producing the protein MEQFGSAWMGQAPGLGRPHKVKGLTLKHERKSITRGRTRMGLLPAQLKRLIEQLAPYLPWYGPWLSAQEESQADEPTWASPPLVTASVLEEHYYIGQNPLNERNDVHCYRTSGTSSGLRKSIYYSEADEEAYIRIKLEVFRSILGPYGYKSALADMGTGHAEATAVEVLRGLGMDVDSISFRLPIEQHLERLESFKPEVLYTMPSILNRIVLAAADPSSYGIKHVVLVGEIASPAWIEQVAERLGLPASRITDTYGSIEIGTIAYYSHEHGRYLLTEGLIAEGLRAEDISRDLEPLSDEAEERVLVLTSAVREAFPAVRYVTYDVVRDLRPILVDGCWTMSFHSLVKRIGPDLKHGEKISIYDIENVVYRHIEQASVRVKVSGNAIQVCVYAPGLSDGDMSLIQDDLEQCIPEIGIMIESGIIDRIKVVRGTLEDSDDSQSIKNKKIFYE; encoded by the coding sequence GTGGAACAATTCGGTTCGGCATGGATGGGTCAGGCACCCGGTTTGGGCAGGCCGCATAAGGTAAAGGGACTTACGCTAAAGCATGAACGGAAATCGATAACGAGAGGAAGAACGCGAATGGGACTCCTCCCTGCACAACTGAAACGACTCATCGAACAGCTGGCACCTTATCTGCCTTGGTATGGGCCATGGCTTTCAGCTCAAGAAGAATCACAGGCGGACGAACCGACATGGGCTTCCCCACCGTTGGTCACGGCATCCGTACTGGAGGAACACTATTATATCGGGCAAAATCCACTAAACGAACGCAACGATGTCCACTGCTACCGGACCTCCGGCACAAGCTCCGGGTTGCGAAAGTCCATTTACTATTCGGAAGCGGACGAGGAAGCTTATATCCGGATCAAGCTTGAGGTATTTCGATCGATTTTGGGGCCGTATGGCTATAAGTCGGCTCTGGCCGATATGGGAACAGGACACGCGGAAGCAACGGCAGTAGAGGTGCTGCGGGGTTTGGGCATGGACGTGGACTCCATCTCCTTCCGGCTGCCGATTGAGCAGCATTTGGAACGGCTGGAAAGCTTCAAACCTGAGGTGCTGTATACGATGCCTTCGATTTTGAACCGTATTGTGCTGGCGGCGGCGGATCCTTCTTCTTATGGGATTAAACATGTTGTCTTGGTCGGCGAAATCGCTTCACCGGCATGGATCGAGCAAGTCGCCGAGCGGCTGGGCCTTCCCGCTTCGCGCATTACGGACACCTACGGCTCGATTGAAATCGGGACGATCGCCTACTATTCACATGAGCATGGGCGGTATTTGCTGACGGAAGGGCTTATCGCGGAAGGGCTGCGGGCGGAGGACATCAGCCGAGATCTGGAACCTTTGTCCGACGAGGCGGAGGAACGTGTGCTGGTGCTTACGTCCGCCGTGAGGGAAGCCTTTCCCGCCGTGCGTTATGTCACTTATGATGTTGTGCGCGATCTGCGTCCGATCCTGGTCGACGGTTGTTGGACCATGAGCTTTCACAGCCTTGTGAAACGCATCGGACCGGACCTCAAGCACGGGGAAAAAATCAGCATTTACGACATCGAGAATGTCGTTTACCGCCATATCGAGCAAGCCAGCGTGCGGGTTAAAGTGTCGGGGAATGCGATTCAGGTGTGCGTTTACGCACCGGGGCTGAGTGACGGGGATATGAGCCTCATTCAGGACGATCTGGAGCAGTGCATCCCTGAGATCGGCATCATGATTGAATCCGGAATCATCGACAGGATTAAGGTGGTTCGGGGTACTTTAGAGGACTCGGACGACAGCCAATCGATTAAGAACAAAAAAATCTTTTACGAGTAA
- a CDS encoding YheC/YheD family protein: MSNNKTAVSSKLVKTRVVLRDRKLSKHVPKTYRLTRSRLLSMLNRYGMVYVKPDTGSLGVGVMRVEKRGKSYRYHSGLNKHTFSAFRGMYASLQQHTGKRLYLVQKGIHVLRYKGRPVDFRVMIQKSPSRCWEPTGTVARVAHPRKAVTNGSQGGTIYPAADMIRPVGGSAQSRRILKHMDRLAVRTAAQFGRAYPAMNELGLDIALDRKLTPWILEVNTRPDPCPFTKLTNKRSITKIVAYGKAYGRRYCLNCSKAKRAPKA, encoded by the coding sequence TTGTCAAACAACAAAACGGCCGTTTCCAGCAAATTAGTGAAGACGCGGGTTGTGCTTAGGGATCGGAAATTGTCCAAACATGTTCCCAAAACGTACCGACTCACGCGAAGCCGTCTGCTGTCCATGCTGAACCGTTACGGAATGGTCTATGTGAAGCCGGATACAGGATCCTTGGGCGTGGGTGTGATGCGGGTGGAGAAGCGGGGCAAGTCTTATCGGTACCACAGCGGTCTAAATAAACATACATTCTCTGCGTTTCGGGGGATGTACGCTTCGTTACAACAACATACCGGTAAGAGGCTTTATCTCGTGCAAAAAGGGATTCATGTGCTCCGTTACAAGGGACGTCCCGTGGATTTCCGGGTGATGATCCAGAAAAGCCCTTCCCGGTGCTGGGAACCGACCGGCACTGTGGCCCGTGTAGCGCATCCGCGCAAAGCGGTGACGAACGGCAGCCAAGGGGGCACGATCTATCCCGCGGCGGACATGATCCGGCCGGTGGGGGGGAGCGCACAGTCCCGCCGCATCCTGAAGCATATGGACCGGCTGGCGGTAAGGACCGCCGCGCAGTTCGGCCGCGCTTATCCGGCCATGAACGAGCTCGGCCTCGATATTGCGTTAGATCGGAAGCTGACGCCTTGGATTCTGGAGGTAAATACCCGGCCGGATCCTTGTCCGTTCACCAAGCTGACGAATAAGCGCAGTATCACGAAGATCGTCGCTTATGGCAAAGCGTACGGACGTCGGTACTGCTTGAATTGTTCGAAAGCGAAACGCGCGCCTAAAGCGTGA
- the lepB gene encoding signal peptidase I, which produces MTEQVLETNAQAAAKRKERGSFIRFVIVLALAWILIHNLFGLTRVSGHSMTPTLQDRDIVLINKIPLLHRTPKYGDVIIIHEHELGYHIIKRVIARGGDRVAIQDGIIYVNREPLAELYTLGESMDMPEVVIPSGELFVVGDNRTAGESLDSRDPLLGSVSVKDVKGYAAFSVWPWHSLMKPLQ; this is translated from the coding sequence ATGACGGAACAGGTACTCGAAACAAACGCTCAGGCGGCTGCTAAACGCAAAGAAAGAGGCAGTTTCATCCGATTCGTCATCGTGCTTGCTCTGGCGTGGATTCTGATTCACAATCTGTTCGGATTAACCCGGGTATCCGGACATTCCATGACGCCCACATTACAAGACCGCGATATCGTGCTGATTAATAAAATTCCTTTACTCCATAGAACGCCCAAGTACGGGGATGTCATCATCATTCACGAGCACGAACTCGGATATCACATTATTAAACGAGTGATTGCGCGCGGCGGAGACCGTGTGGCCATCCAAGACGGGATCATTTATGTGAACCGTGAGCCTTTAGCCGAACTGTATACGTTGGGAGAGTCCATGGATATGCCAGAGGTTGTTATTCCTAGCGGCGAATTATTCGTGGTCGGAGATAACCGTACGGCCGGGGAAAGTCTTGACAGCAGAGACCCGCTGCTAGGCTCCGTTTCGGTCAAGGACGTTAAAGGATATGCGGCTTTCTCCGTGTGGCCTTGGCATAGCTTGATGAAACCTTTGCAATGA
- a CDS encoding response regulator transcription factor, with protein sequence MLDMIILDDHPLVRQGIRMIISSGNCVRIVGEASNSQEALMLMNEKHPHMVLVDLNLGSESGLHFIQEAKKAGHLSKFMILTSSATRSELNLAQTLQVEGLCLKEALPEDLLYAVDVVSRGRKYYDPAFTDYLLDPKEDSDFSELTPKELEVLIALGRGHSNKEIALELFISEFTVKKHVSQILMKLNVTDRTKAALYASSKGLVQYERREESMTI encoded by the coding sequence ATGTTAGATATGATTATTCTTGACGATCATCCGCTGGTTCGCCAGGGGATCCGCATGATTATTTCATCCGGAAATTGTGTGCGTATCGTGGGCGAAGCCTCGAACAGCCAGGAAGCATTGATGCTCATGAATGAGAAACACCCCCACATGGTTCTGGTGGATTTAAACTTAGGGAGCGAGAGCGGACTGCACTTCATCCAGGAAGCGAAGAAAGCAGGGCATCTATCCAAGTTTATGATCCTGACGTCATCAGCTACCCGGAGCGAACTGAACTTGGCGCAAACCCTGCAAGTTGAAGGGCTGTGTCTGAAGGAAGCCTTGCCTGAGGATTTATTGTACGCCGTTGATGTGGTTTCACGCGGGCGTAAGTATTATGATCCGGCGTTTACAGACTATTTGCTGGATCCTAAGGAAGACTCGGATTTCTCTGAGCTTACTCCTAAAGAGTTGGAAGTGCTGATTGCTCTCGGCAGAGGTCATTCCAACAAGGAGATCGCATTGGAATTATTCATATCGGAGTTCACGGTCAAGAAACACGTGAGCCAGATTCTCATGAAACTCAACGTAACCGACCGCACGAAAGCGGCTTTGTATGCTTCCTCCAAGGGACTGGTCCAGTACGAGCGGAGAGAAGAATCGATGACAATATAA
- a CDS encoding sensor histidine kinase — protein MMEEPILRYGTIGLKWCLFVAGIASYAYGLGHLAGVMLIALFVQTLQMILQFKRTRGIPFQITVTGSLMFNMYLLGVTGGLSSPFLLYVLADLLCVKLIMKRKLYYVVTAVYLVSIPIVFASSGITTIYEHRYYAVYGFYICLFYGLSAGLQWISGKVMREIRNAVTLYSHHRLHTRVLQHDRIRGLEQLLASVLNRSGKDVMLTFTKPGLQGTEQEWSHVYYANYLKLHPPARVKSYLVLPSITGDPYSTYVQGLKDRKGVPYGWLLIRAQRNEINILHQLYIRIVLMSLETAYDQEASAIEMQEKAVLLERNQIAQNIHDGIAQELFFISIQLFQLRSALPAEAEQEALPLLREIEKKVKDSHRGMRNYIMELKDEKRKINLHHAIETLLDRITANTGVTPVFRKSGWVPDERLEVEEAIYHLVEEAANNVIKHAKATRLQVNLEVTSVQWTIVIHDDGVGMEDITAAQVSGRFGLTGMENRIKSFNGAISFQSDLSSGTTVTAYIPRERTRAYV, from the coding sequence ATGATGGAAGAACCGATCCTCAGGTATGGAACTATCGGGTTGAAATGGTGCTTGTTCGTTGCCGGTATTGCGAGTTACGCTTACGGCCTCGGCCATCTTGCCGGTGTGATGCTGATTGCCCTATTTGTGCAAACCTTACAGATGATATTGCAGTTCAAGAGGACAAGGGGTATCCCGTTCCAGATCACCGTTACCGGATCCCTTATGTTCAATATGTACTTGCTGGGGGTTACAGGCGGTTTGTCCAGCCCCTTTCTGTTGTATGTCCTCGCTGACTTGTTGTGTGTGAAGTTGATAATGAAACGAAAACTCTACTATGTTGTAACGGCCGTATATCTGGTAAGTATTCCTATTGTATTTGCTAGTTCAGGTATCACTACAATCTATGAGCATAGATATTATGCGGTGTACGGGTTTTATATTTGCCTGTTCTATGGACTGTCCGCGGGGCTTCAATGGATTTCAGGCAAGGTGATGCGGGAAATTCGCAATGCGGTAACCCTTTACTCTCATCATCGGTTACATACAAGAGTCCTCCAGCATGATAGAATTCGCGGATTGGAGCAGCTGCTTGCTTCCGTTCTGAATCGAAGCGGCAAAGATGTGATGCTGACCTTCACAAAGCCCGGCTTGCAAGGCACGGAGCAAGAGTGGAGTCATGTCTATTACGCGAACTATTTAAAGCTTCATCCGCCTGCGAGGGTAAAGTCCTATCTTGTGCTTCCCTCCATTACAGGAGATCCTTACTCTACCTATGTACAAGGTTTAAAGGATCGTAAAGGCGTTCCTTACGGATGGTTACTGATCAGGGCTCAGCGGAATGAAATCAACATCTTGCATCAATTGTATATTCGAATCGTCCTCATGAGTTTGGAAACGGCCTACGATCAGGAGGCATCAGCAATCGAGATGCAAGAGAAGGCTGTTCTGCTGGAGCGAAATCAGATTGCCCAGAACATTCATGACGGTATCGCGCAAGAACTGTTCTTCATCTCCATCCAATTATTTCAACTCCGGAGCGCCTTGCCGGCTGAAGCTGAACAAGAAGCTCTTCCCTTGCTCAGAGAAATCGAGAAGAAGGTCAAGGACAGCCACCGGGGCATGCGCAATTACATTATGGAGCTTAAAGACGAGAAGCGTAAAATCAACCTTCACCATGCTATTGAGACACTGCTTGACCGGATTACAGCGAATACCGGCGTGACTCCGGTTTTCAGGAAATCGGGTTGGGTTCCCGATGAAAGGCTGGAAGTGGAAGAGGCTATTTATCACCTTGTGGAGGAAGCCGCAAATAATGTCATCAAACATGCGAAAGCTACGCGGTTGCAGGTAAACTTAGAAGTTACGAGCGTGCAATGGACCATCGTCATTCACGATGACGGTGTCGGTATGGAAGACATCACGGCGGCTCAAGTGAGTGGCAGGTTTGGGCTTACAGGGATGGAGAACCGGATAAAGTCATTCAACGGCGCCATTTCATTCCAATCCGATCTATCATCAGGCACTACAGTAACAGCCTATATTCCAAGGGAGAGGACCCGGGCCTATGTATAA
- a CDS encoding response regulator, which translates to MYKVLIADDQAIIRQGLRILLRGCPEFQVIGEASDGDEALERSLSLQPELVLTDLKMPGISVIEGAKQLKSVYPGIKVIILTALDESEDVYKAMRAGVDGYLMKDTEPEVIISVLRKVMTGEHVFRSSQE; encoded by the coding sequence ATGTATAAAGTGTTGATTGCGGACGATCAAGCGATAATCAGACAAGGACTGCGCATCTTGCTCCGGGGATGTCCGGAATTTCAAGTGATTGGGGAAGCTTCCGACGGCGATGAAGCGCTGGAGCGATCGCTGAGTTTGCAGCCGGAGCTTGTGCTCACTGACCTCAAGATGCCCGGTATATCTGTGATTGAAGGCGCGAAACAGCTGAAAAGCGTTTATCCCGGGATTAAGGTTATTATTTTGACCGCGTTAGATGAGAGTGAAGATGTCTATAAAGCCATGAGAGCCGGCGTTGACGGTTATTTGATGAAAGATACGGAGCCGGAAGTTATTATAAGTGTTCTGCGCAAAGTGATGACCGGGGAGCATGTATTCCGCTCAAGTCAAGAATAG